From Vibrio aerogenes, a single genomic window includes:
- the rep gene encoding DNA helicase Rep, whose translation MKLNSSQDEAVKYISGPCLVLAGAGSGKTRVITNKIAYLVQSCGYKARYIAAVTFTNKAAREMKERVAQTLGKGEARGLMVSTFHTLGLNIIRREYKSLGLKAGFSLFDDQDQLALLKELTEKQLDGDKDLLRQLLSAISNWKNDMLSPDQVKAMAQGEQQQLFAFCYEMYQAQMKAYNALDFDDLILMPVLLFRKDEEVRQRWQSRIRYLLVDEYQDTNTSQYELVKLIVGERGRFTVVGDDDQSIYSWRGAKPQNLVLLGQDYPQLRLIKLEQNYRSTNRILRAANILIANNPHVYEKSLFSALPDGEMLKVILANNEDHEAERVVGEIIAHKFINHTAYRDYAILYRGNHQSRLIEKCLMQNRIPYKLSGGTSFFARAEIKDMMAYLRILVNPDDDNAFLRIVNTPRREIGPVTLEKLGTYANMRGKSLFESSFEIGLEQTLSGKGLENLRRFTQWIVSLADQAERGNTVDVVRALVRDTHYEDWLYETSSSPKAAEMRMKNISDLYAWIVADLEGDNPVQEVKSLREVVQRLTLRDMMERGEDADDSDAVQLMTLHASKGLEFPYVYLVGSEEGLLPHQTSIDEDNIEEERRLMYVGITRAQRELTFIVCKERRQFGELIKPAHSRFLDELPYDDVTWEARKKTLTQEETKQKGQAHIANLRAMFKKD comes from the coding sequence ACTAACAAAATAGCTTATCTCGTGCAGAGTTGCGGCTATAAAGCCAGATATATCGCAGCTGTCACATTTACCAATAAAGCTGCCCGGGAAATGAAAGAGCGGGTTGCACAAACGTTAGGTAAGGGAGAGGCTCGTGGCTTGATGGTTTCTACATTTCATACACTGGGACTGAATATCATCCGCCGGGAGTACAAATCTCTTGGCCTGAAAGCTGGTTTTTCCCTGTTTGATGATCAGGACCAGCTGGCTTTACTCAAAGAATTGACGGAAAAACAGCTCGACGGTGATAAGGATTTATTACGCCAGTTGCTTTCTGCCATCTCGAACTGGAAGAATGATATGTTATCTCCTGACCAGGTAAAAGCGATGGCACAAGGAGAACAACAGCAGCTGTTCGCTTTTTGCTACGAAATGTATCAGGCACAGATGAAGGCCTACAACGCGCTGGATTTTGATGACTTAATCTTAATGCCGGTGTTGTTATTCCGTAAAGATGAAGAGGTTCGGCAGCGCTGGCAGTCCCGCATTCGTTATCTGCTGGTGGATGAGTATCAGGATACCAATACCAGCCAGTACGAACTGGTGAAACTGATTGTCGGAGAAAGAGGTCGTTTTACGGTTGTGGGTGATGACGACCAGTCGATTTATTCCTGGCGGGGCGCAAAACCACAAAATCTGGTTTTACTGGGTCAGGATTATCCTCAGCTTAGATTGATTAAGCTGGAACAGAATTATCGTTCAACGAACCGGATTTTACGGGCAGCGAATATTTTAATTGCCAATAACCCACATGTTTATGAAAAATCACTGTTTTCAGCCCTGCCTGATGGTGAAATGCTGAAAGTTATTCTGGCAAATAATGAAGACCATGAAGCAGAGCGGGTTGTCGGAGAGATTATTGCTCACAAATTTATCAATCATACCGCATACCGGGATTACGCCATTTTATACCGTGGGAATCATCAGTCCCGCCTGATTGAAAAATGTCTGATGCAGAACAGGATTCCATATAAATTGTCTGGTGGTACTTCCTTTTTTGCCCGTGCAGAAATTAAAGACATGATGGCGTACTTACGGATTTTGGTAAATCCGGATGATGATAATGCATTTCTGCGCATTGTGAATACACCGCGAAGAGAGATAGGTCCGGTGACACTGGAGAAGCTGGGAACTTATGCCAATATGCGTGGTAAAAGTCTGTTTGAGTCCAGTTTTGAAATTGGTCTGGAACAAACTTTGTCAGGCAAAGGTCTGGAGAACCTGAGACGATTTACACAGTGGATTGTGTCTTTGGCTGATCAGGCTGAAAGAGGAAATACTGTTGATGTTGTCCGTGCTCTGGTCCGGGATACTCATTACGAAGACTGGCTCTATGAGACCTCTTCCAGTCCGAAAGCTGCAGAAATGAGGATGAAGAATATTTCAGATTTGTATGCGTGGATTGTGGCTGATCTGGAAGGCGATAATCCGGTTCAGGAAGTCAAATCGTTGAGGGAAGTTGTACAGCGACTAACATTGCGTGACATGATGGAAAGAGGAGAAGATGCTGACGACAGCGATGCAGTACAGTTAATGACATTACATGCTTCCAAGGGACTTGAGTTTCCATACGTTTACCTTGTGGGTTCAGAAGAAGGACTTTTACCCCATCAAACCAGCATCGATGAAGACAATATCGAAGAAGAACGACGTTTGATGTACGTTGGCATTACCCGTGCACAGCGTGAGCTGACTTTTATTGTGTGCAAGGAGCGTCGACAATTTGGTGAGTTAATTAAGCCAGCGCACAGTCGCTTTCTTGATGAACTACCGTACGATGATGTG